Part of the Arvicola amphibius chromosome 17, mArvAmp1.2, whole genome shotgun sequence genome is shown below.
GGCTCGATGTTCTCCATGCTCACACGGAAGAAAGACAAGTCAGGCACCTGTGAATCCCCCTCCAGTGACAAGTTTGTCCCGAGCCCAGCATCTGCCTTCTCCCGAGGATCCTCTCCCTCACACTGCACTCTTATACCCCCAACTACGGAAACAGATGCAGGCTTCACAGAGCTTTGTCAGGCTTCAGGGAGGTCCAGTAGAAGAAGGCATCCGCAAGACAGGTGGGCAGGTAGCTCACAGGGATGAAGAAAAGCTTGGCATCCCAACCAGTTGAGTATCGAAGCCGGGGATGACAGGAAGTCAGCGCATGCTCCATGTAGTCCGTCATCAAGGAGAGGTTCTCTTTGCACCTTTGGTCCAGTGACTTTAGCATTGTCAGATCTACACAGGAGAAATGATTCAGGGGGTGATTATCTCTACCACTTCTGCTCTAGACCAACATGGAGGAAAACCTCGCTAGAGCCCATGCCTCCCATGTCAGAAGCCATGCCCAAGCCTAGCCTGTCCCTCATCATCAGGAGGACACAGCCCGGCTTCGAGGAGGAACCATGCACACGCTCCACCTGGGCGTCAGCTCATGGAAGGTGCTGTCCATCCCGGCCCCATTGCTGACTTCACTCTCAGCTGAAGAGGATGAGAGGTTCAGATGGGACAGAGCCCCAAGCTCTAGGTCAAGAAACTCACTTTGCGAAAATGTACCCACCCACCCCATGGGTCTAAACGCCCTTCCTTTGAAGAGAAagactgtgggatttttttctggcTTAATGAATAGAAGACTAAGGTTTCAGACTAGACTTCCTTGGGCCCTCATAGTTCACATACGGGATGCCAGGAACTTCTCGCCATAGATCTCTTTGATTTCTGAGCTGGCCCGGCCCCACAGCATCTTAAGACTACATAAATGCCGGTCACTACTGGAACCTGTAGTCTTAAAACTTCCAGGCTCTACAATAGCCACCTTCACTCCAAAACAGGAGAGCTCCCTCctgcaagacagacagacattaagGACTTCAGAGGAATTTCTGTTAGGTCACTCCGAATCAGAGTACAGTCACATGACAACGTGAGCCTAAGCCTAGCCATGTCTGCTTAGCATTGTTTTTGTTAAAAGGGGGCACTCCTGCTCAGAAAACGTTTACAGATACTCactaaagacagattcagacagaaataaaattctgaacGGGTcatagtatgtttttaaaaatgtacataggcttgggagacaggaaaaaagaatatagacagttataaaaacaaataaatggttttaaaaataaaacaaagtctttaaagagacagtaaaagtaatagaAAGGAGTACAGACAGTGATAGATTaaaggagtgaagaaaaataagacacgTAAGATGTAATACGCACAGAGAGCCTGggttgtgtatattattgtgttcttTGAACTTTtagactgcagagagacatttgattctgggggatGCTAAgtaaaaccaacataaaggtacatggacttcaaaatttggatctcaggatatgttacttttgaaaagaggttctgcttttgtt
Proteins encoded:
- the LOC119803239 gene encoding retinol dehydrogenase 16-like; translated protein: MLWGRASSEIKEIYGEKFLASHLTMLKSLDQRCKENLSLMTDYMEHALTSCHPRLRYSTGWDAKLFFIPVSYLPTCLADAFFYWTSLKPDKAL